A single genomic interval of Peromyscus leucopus breed LL Stock chromosome 7, UCI_PerLeu_2.1, whole genome shotgun sequence harbors:
- the Cplx3 gene encoding complexin-3, whose product MAFMVKSMVGGQLKNLTGSLGGGEDKGDGDKSAAEAQGMSREEYEEYQKQLVEEKMERDAQFTQRKAERATLRSHFRDKYRLPKNETDESQIQLAGGDVELPRELAKMIEEDTEEEEDKASVLGQLASLPGLDLGSLKDKAQTTLGDLKQSAEKCHIM is encoded by the exons ATGGCGTTCATGGTGAAGTCCATGGTGGGTGGCCAGCTGAAGAACCTCACCGGGAGCCTGGGGGGCGGCGAGGACAAGGGGGACGGAGACAAGTCTGCAGCGGAAGCACAGGGCATGAGCCGAGAAGAGTATGAGGAGTATCAGAAGCAACTGGTGGAGGAGAA GATGGAGCGAGATGCACAGTTCACGCAGAGGAAGGCAGAACGGGCCACACTACGGAGTCACTTCAGAGACAAATACCGTCTGCCCAAG AACGAGACAGATGAAAGCCAGATCCAGCTGGCAGGTGGAGACGTGGAGCTGCCTCGGGAGCTAGCCAAGATGATCGAGGAGGACacggaggaagaggaggataagGCCTCTGTGCTGGGGCAGCTGGCCAGCCTCCCTGGCTTGGACCTGGGCTCACTCAAGGACAAGGCCCAGACTACACTCGGGGACCTCAAGCAATCAGCTGAGAAGTGCCACATCATGTGA
- the Ulk3 gene encoding serine/threonine-protein kinase ULK3 isoform X2 gives MAGPGWGLPRLDGFILTERLGSGTYATVYKAYAKKDTREVVAIKCVAKKSLNKASVENLLTEIEILKGIRHPHIVQLKDFQWDNDNIYLIMEFCAGGDLSRFIHTRRILPEKVARVFLQQLASALKFLHERNISHLDLKPQNILLSSLEKPHLKLADFGFAQHMSPWDEKHVLRGSPLYMAPEMVCRRQYDARVDLWSVGVILYEALFGKPPFASRSFSELEEKIRSNRVIELPLRPQLSLDCRDLLQRLLERDPSRRISFQDFFAHPWVDLEHMPSGESLARATALVVEAVKKDQEGDPAAALSLYCKALDFFVPALHYEVDAQRKEAIKAKVGQYVSRAEELKAIVSSSNQALLRQDTSVQGLLREMARDKPRLLAALEVASAAMAKEEEAGKEQDALDLYQHSLGELLLLLAEAPGRRRELLHTEVQNLMARAEYLKEQIKIRESHWEAETLDKEGLSESVRSSCTLQ, from the exons ATGGCTGGGCCCGGCTGGGGGCTTCCTCGGCTGGACGGTTTCATCCTTACCGAGCGCCTGGGCAGTGGCACGTACGCCACGGTGTACAAGGCCTACGCCAAG AAGGATACTCGGGAGGTGGTAGCCATAAAATGCGTGGCCAAGAAAAGTCTCAACAAGGCATCTGTGGAAAACCTCCTGACTGAGATTGAGATCCTCAAGGGCATTCGGCACCCCCATATTGTGCAGCTGAAAGACTTCCAG TGGGACAATGACAATATCTACCTCATCATGGAGTTCTGCGCAGGGGGCGACCTGTCTCGCTTCATCCACACCCGCAGGATCCTGCCTGAGAAGGTGGCTCGAGTTTTCCTGCAGCAGCTGG CTAGTGCCCTGAAGTTCCTGCATGAACGAAACATCTCTCATCTGGATCTGAAGCCACAGAACATTCTGCTAAGCTCTTTGGAGAAGCCCCATCTGAAACTGGCAG ACTTTGGCTTTGCACAGCACATGTCTCCGTGGGACGAGAAACACGTGCTTCGGGGCTCCCCACTCTACATGGCTCCCGAGATGGTGTGCCGGCGGCAGTACGACGCCCGTGTGGACCTCTGGTCCGTGGGGGTCATCCTGTATG AAGCCCTCTTTGGGAAGCCCCCCTTTGCCTCCAGATCGTTCTCAGAGCTGGAAGAAAAGATCCGCAGCAATCGAGTTATTGAG CTCCCCCTTCGGCCCCAGCTCTCCCTAGACTGCCGTGACCTGCTGCAGCGACTCCTAGAACGGGATCCCAGCCGTCGGATCTCCTTCCAGGACTTCTTCGCCCACCCCTGGGTGGATCTGGAGCACATGCCCAGTGGGGAAAGCCTGGCGAGAGCA ACAGCCCTTGTGGTGGAGGCTGTGAAGAAGGACCAGGAGGGGGACCCTGCTGCAGCCCTGTCCCTCTACTGCAAGGCTCTGGACTTCTTTGTACCTGCCCTGCACT ACGAAGTGGATGCCCAGCGGAAGGAGGCAATTAAGGCCAAG GTAGGGCAGTATGTGTCCCGGGCGGAGGAGCTCAAAGCCATCGTCTCCTCCTCCAATCAGGCCCTGCTAAGGCAGGACACATCTGTCCAAGGCCTGCTGCGAG AGATGGCCCGGGACAAGCCTCGCCTCCTTGCTGCCCTGGAAGTGGCCTCAGCTGCCATGGCCAAG GAGGAGGAAGCTGGCAAGGAGCAGGATGCCCTGGACCTGTACCAGCACAGCCTCGGGGAGCTCCTACTGCTGTTGGCAG AAGCCCCAGGCCGAAGGCGGGAGCTCCTTCACACTGAG GTTCAGAACCTCATGGCTCGAGCTGAGTACCTGAAAGAGCAGATCAAG ATAAGGGAATctcactgggaagcagagactctGGACAAAGAGGGGCTGTCGGAGTCTGTTCGGAGCT CTTGCACACTACAGTGA
- the Ulk3 gene encoding serine/threonine-protein kinase ULK3 isoform X1, producing the protein MAGPGWGLPRLDGFILTERLGSGTYATVYKAYAKKDTREVVAIKCVAKKSLNKASVENLLTEIEILKGIRHPHIVQLKDFQWDNDNIYLIMEFCAGGDLSRFIHTRRILPEKVARVFLQQLASALKFLHERNISHLDLKPQNILLSSLEKPHLKLADFGFAQHMSPWDEKHVLRGSPLYMAPEMVCRRQYDARVDLWSVGVILYEALFGKPPFASRSFSELEEKIRSNRVIELPLRPQLSLDCRDLLQRLLERDPSRRISFQDFFAHPWVDLEHMPSGESLARATALVVEAVKKDQEGDPAAALSLYCKALDFFVPALHYEVDAQRKEAIKAKVGQYVSRAEELKAIVSSSNQALLRQDTSVQGLLREMARDKPRLLAALEVASAAMAKEEEAGKEQDALDLYQHSLGELLLLLAAEAPGRRRELLHTEVQNLMARAEYLKEQIKIRESHWEAETLDKEGLSESVRSSCTLQ; encoded by the exons ATGGCTGGGCCCGGCTGGGGGCTTCCTCGGCTGGACGGTTTCATCCTTACCGAGCGCCTGGGCAGTGGCACGTACGCCACGGTGTACAAGGCCTACGCCAAG AAGGATACTCGGGAGGTGGTAGCCATAAAATGCGTGGCCAAGAAAAGTCTCAACAAGGCATCTGTGGAAAACCTCCTGACTGAGATTGAGATCCTCAAGGGCATTCGGCACCCCCATATTGTGCAGCTGAAAGACTTCCAG TGGGACAATGACAATATCTACCTCATCATGGAGTTCTGCGCAGGGGGCGACCTGTCTCGCTTCATCCACACCCGCAGGATCCTGCCTGAGAAGGTGGCTCGAGTTTTCCTGCAGCAGCTGG CTAGTGCCCTGAAGTTCCTGCATGAACGAAACATCTCTCATCTGGATCTGAAGCCACAGAACATTCTGCTAAGCTCTTTGGAGAAGCCCCATCTGAAACTGGCAG ACTTTGGCTTTGCACAGCACATGTCTCCGTGGGACGAGAAACACGTGCTTCGGGGCTCCCCACTCTACATGGCTCCCGAGATGGTGTGCCGGCGGCAGTACGACGCCCGTGTGGACCTCTGGTCCGTGGGGGTCATCCTGTATG AAGCCCTCTTTGGGAAGCCCCCCTTTGCCTCCAGATCGTTCTCAGAGCTGGAAGAAAAGATCCGCAGCAATCGAGTTATTGAG CTCCCCCTTCGGCCCCAGCTCTCCCTAGACTGCCGTGACCTGCTGCAGCGACTCCTAGAACGGGATCCCAGCCGTCGGATCTCCTTCCAGGACTTCTTCGCCCACCCCTGGGTGGATCTGGAGCACATGCCCAGTGGGGAAAGCCTGGCGAGAGCA ACAGCCCTTGTGGTGGAGGCTGTGAAGAAGGACCAGGAGGGGGACCCTGCTGCAGCCCTGTCCCTCTACTGCAAGGCTCTGGACTTCTTTGTACCTGCCCTGCACT ACGAAGTGGATGCCCAGCGGAAGGAGGCAATTAAGGCCAAG GTAGGGCAGTATGTGTCCCGGGCGGAGGAGCTCAAAGCCATCGTCTCCTCCTCCAATCAGGCCCTGCTAAGGCAGGACACATCTGTCCAAGGCCTGCTGCGAG AGATGGCCCGGGACAAGCCTCGCCTCCTTGCTGCCCTGGAAGTGGCCTCAGCTGCCATGGCCAAG GAGGAGGAAGCTGGCAAGGAGCAGGATGCCCTGGACCTGTACCAGCACAGCCTCGGGGAGCTCCTACTGCTGTTGGCAG CAGAAGCCCCAGGCCGAAGGCGGGAGCTCCTTCACACTGAG GTTCAGAACCTCATGGCTCGAGCTGAGTACCTGAAAGAGCAGATCAAG ATAAGGGAATctcactgggaagcagagactctGGACAAAGAGGGGCTGTCGGAGTCTGTTCGGAGCT CTTGCACACTACAGTGA